From Streptomyces asiaticus, one genomic window encodes:
- a CDS encoding homoserine dehydrogenase, with product MMRTRPLKVALLGCGVVGSEVARIMTTQADDLAARIGAPVELAGIAVRRPGRVREGVPAELVTTDATALVKRGDIDVVVEVIGGIEPARTLITTAFDHGASVVSANKALVAQDGAALHAAAEQRRADLYYEAAVAGAIPLVRPLRESLAGDKVNRVLGIVNGTTNFILDRMDGSGAGYSEALDEATALGYAEADPTADVEGFDAAAKAAILAGIAFHTRVTLDDVHREGITEVTAADIASAKRMGCTVKLLAICERAADGRSVTARVHPAMIPLSHPLASVREAYNAVFVEADAAGKLMFYGPGAGGSPTASAVLGDLVAACRNKLAGATGPGESAYSRLPVSPMGEVVTRYHISLDVADKPGVLAQVATVFAEHGVSIDTVRQQGKDGEASLVAVTHRASDAALSATVEALRRLDTVRDVASIMRVEGE from the coding sequence ATGATGCGTACGCGTCCGCTGAAAGTGGCGCTGCTGGGCTGTGGAGTGGTCGGCTCAGAGGTGGCGCGCATCATGACGACGCAGGCGGACGACCTCGCGGCGCGTATCGGGGCCCCGGTCGAGCTGGCCGGGATCGCCGTGCGCCGCCCCGGCCGGGTCCGGGAGGGGGTGCCCGCGGAGCTGGTCACCACCGACGCCACGGCCCTGGTCAAACGCGGGGACATCGATGTGGTGGTCGAGGTCATCGGCGGGATCGAGCCCGCCCGCACCCTCATCACCACCGCCTTCGACCACGGCGCGAGCGTGGTGTCCGCCAACAAGGCGCTGGTCGCCCAGGACGGCGCCGCGCTGCACGCCGCGGCCGAGCAGCGCCGTGCGGACCTCTACTACGAGGCCGCGGTCGCGGGGGCGATCCCGCTGGTGCGGCCGCTGCGCGAGTCGCTCGCGGGCGACAAGGTCAACCGCGTCCTCGGCATCGTCAACGGCACCACCAACTTCATCCTCGACCGGATGGACGGCAGCGGCGCCGGCTACAGCGAGGCGCTGGACGAGGCCACGGCCCTGGGGTACGCCGAGGCCGACCCGACCGCCGATGTCGAGGGCTTCGACGCCGCCGCGAAGGCCGCGATCCTCGCCGGGATCGCCTTCCACACCCGGGTCACCCTCGACGATGTGCACCGCGAGGGCATCACCGAGGTGACCGCCGCCGACATCGCCTCCGCCAAGCGCATGGGCTGCACGGTCAAGCTGCTCGCGATCTGTGAGCGGGCCGCCGACGGCCGGTCGGTCACCGCGCGGGTGCACCCGGCGATGATTCCGCTGAGCCACCCCCTCGCCTCCGTCCGCGAGGCGTACAACGCGGTCTTCGTCGAGGCCGACGCCGCGGGGAAGCTGATGTTCTACGGCCCGGGCGCGGGCGGTTCGCCGACCGCCTCGGCCGTCCTCGGCGACCTCGTCGCCGCCTGCCGCAACAAGCTGGCGGGCGCCACCGGACCCGGGGAGTCCGCCTACAGCCGGCTCCCGGTGAGCCCGATGGGCGAGGTGGTCACTCGCTACCACATCAGCCTGGACGTCGCCGACAAACCCGGAGTTCTGGCGCAGGTCGCCACAGTCTTCGCCGAGCACGGCGTGTCCATCGATACGGTCCGCCAGCAGGGGAAGGACGGCGAGGCGTCCCTCGTCGCCGTGACCCACCGCGCGAGCGACGCCGCGCTGTCGGCGACCGTGGAGGCGCTCCGCCGGCTCGACACCGTCCGCGATGTCGCGAGCATCATGCGGGTCGAGGGCGAGTAG
- the lysA gene encoding diaminopimelate decarboxylase, producing MSRSAHPAGPRHADVLPEGHYAAPPADLNQLDPRVWSRTVSRNAADGVVTVGGIDVKTLAEEFGTPAYFLDEADFRARCRAWREAFKGEGEDADVFYAGKAFLSRAVVRWLNEEGLNLDVCSAGELATALAAGMPAERIALHGNNKSTAEIERAVEEGVGRIVLDSFQEIVRVAHIAQRLGRRQRVQIRITVGVEAHTHEFIATAHEDQKFGIPLAGGLAAEAVRRALKLDGLELIGIHSHIGSQIFDTSGFEVAAHRVVGLLKEIRDEHGVELPEIDLGGGLGIAYTSEDDPREPHEIAKALRDIVHRECDAAGLAVPRLSVEPGRAIVGPTAFTLYEVGTVKELPGLRTYVSVDGGMSDNIRTALYDAEYSVALVSRASTAEPMLSRVVGKHCESGDIVVRDAFLPADLAPGDLIAVPATGAYCRSMASNYNHALRPPVVAVRDGQAREIVRRETEEDLLRLDVG from the coding sequence ATGAGCCGTTCCGCCCATCCCGCCGGGCCCCGCCACGCCGATGTCCTCCCCGAGGGGCACTACGCCGCGCCGCCCGCCGATCTCAATCAGCTCGATCCGCGCGTGTGGTCCCGCACGGTCAGCCGGAACGCCGCCGATGGCGTCGTGACCGTCGGCGGGATCGACGTCAAGACGCTCGCGGAGGAGTTCGGGACGCCCGCGTACTTCCTCGACGAGGCCGACTTCCGGGCCCGCTGCCGGGCCTGGCGGGAGGCGTTCAAGGGGGAGGGGGAAGACGCTGACGTGTTCTACGCCGGGAAGGCGTTCCTCTCCCGCGCCGTCGTGCGCTGGCTGAACGAGGAGGGGCTCAACCTCGACGTGTGCTCCGCCGGGGAGCTGGCCACCGCGCTTGCCGCCGGGATGCCCGCCGAGCGGATCGCGCTGCACGGGAACAACAAGTCCACCGCCGAGATCGAGCGGGCGGTCGAGGAGGGCGTCGGGCGGATCGTGCTCGACTCGTTCCAGGAGATCGTGCGGGTCGCGCATATCGCCCAGCGGCTCGGCAGGCGCCAGCGGGTGCAGATCCGGATCACCGTGGGTGTGGAGGCGCATACCCACGAGTTCATCGCGACCGCCCACGAGGACCAGAAGTTCGGCATTCCGCTCGCGGGCGGGCTGGCCGCCGAGGCCGTGCGGCGGGCGCTCAAGCTCGACGGGCTCGAGCTCATCGGGATCCACTCGCACATCGGGTCGCAGATCTTCGACACATCCGGGTTCGAGGTGGCGGCGCACCGGGTCGTGGGGCTGCTGAAGGAGATCCGGGACGAGCACGGCGTCGAGCTGCCCGAGATCGACCTCGGCGGCGGCCTCGGCATCGCGTACACCTCGGAGGACGACCCCCGCGAGCCGCATGAGATCGCCAAGGCGCTGCGCGACATCGTGCACCGGGAGTGCGACGCGGCCGGGCTCGCGGTGCCGCGGCTGTCGGTCGAGCCGGGGCGGGCGATCGTCGGGCCGACCGCGTTCACGCTCTACGAGGTGGGCACGGTCAAGGAGCTGCCGGGGCTGCGGACGTACGTCAGCGTCGATGGCGGGATGTCCGACAACATCCGTACCGCGCTCTACGACGCCGAGTACTCGGTGGCGCTGGTCTCCCGCGCCTCCACCGCCGAGCCGATGCTCTCCCGCGTCGTCGGCAAGCACTGTGAATCCGGCGACATCGTCGTACGGGACGCCTTCCTGCCCGCCGACCTGGCGCCCGGCGACCTGATCGCCGTCCCCGCCACCGGCGCGTACTGCCGCTCGATGGCGAGCAACTACAACCACGCGCTCCGGCCGCCCGTCGTCGCCGTACGGGACGGGCAGGCGCGCGAGATCGTCCGGCGCGAGACGGAGGAAGATCTGCTGCGGCTCGATGTCGGCTAG
- the nrtL gene encoding ArgS-related anticodon-binding protein NrtL — protein sequence MVGPRPGSLPSGSARGIGLRLCPGLGLPLCPGVGLRLCPGLGFFGGSGPGASFRSRPRLPCRVLVRRAKPVRFRTPLLPYAGPVTPAQLSRTVLHTVRRAVEDDELCVAVPERVKVRTPPRPGCGDYATNVALLLARGDRGERGEGDALVIAEVLRRRLVRTPGIARVEVAAPGFLNITLDASSHAQLVRDILSAGSRYGHGDALAGVSVPLGPATEVRAALVAHVVRGLVHAAGGVVVAGRGPVVRPVPVPGVELLRSLGPDAARWALLQPAGHDLPDLDPSRLLSQREDNPLFRVRYAHARTRALMRNAGQLGLAAEPQPESGAYDHPAETGLLALLADHPRTIEAAARHRAPDQLARHLVGVADAFFRFHDRFHDDCPVLPSHQHKPSAVHRSRLALADATGAVLAGGLHLLGISAPEHL from the coding sequence GTGGTGGGCCCCAGGCCCGGGTCTCTTCCTTCCGGTTCGGCCCGGGGGATTGGGCTTCGGCTGTGCCCGGGGCTTGGGCTTCCGTTGTGTCCGGGGGTCGGGCTTCGGTTGTGTCCGGGGCTTGGCTTCTTTGGGGGTTCGGGGCCCGGGGCTTCCTTCCGGTCCCGGCCTCGGCTCCCCTGTCGGGTGCTCGTCCGAAGGGCGAAACCGGTTCGCTTTCGTACCCCCCTCCTCCCATACGCTGGTCCCGTGACTCCCGCCCAGCTCTCCCGCACTGTGCTGCACACCGTGCGTCGTGCCGTTGAGGACGACGAGCTGTGCGTTGCCGTGCCGGAGCGGGTGAAGGTGCGGACGCCTCCTCGGCCTGGGTGTGGGGATTACGCCACCAATGTCGCCCTGCTCCTGGCCAGAGGGGACAGGGGTGAGAGGGGTGAGGGGGACGCGCTCGTCATCGCTGAGGTTTTGCGGCGGCGGTTGGTTCGTACGCCCGGGATTGCCCGCGTTGAGGTCGCTGCTCCTGGGTTTCTCAACATCACCCTTGATGCCAGTTCCCATGCTCAGCTTGTGCGCGACATCCTCTCCGCGGGGTCCCGCTACGGGCACGGGGACGCGCTTGCCGGGGTTTCCGTTCCGCTCGGGCCCGCGACCGAGGTGCGGGCCGCCCTGGTCGCTCATGTGGTGCGAGGGCTCGTCCACGCCGCGGGAGGAGTTGTTGTCGCAGGTCGTGGGCCTGTTGTTCGGCCCGTTCCGGTCCCCGGGGTCGAGCTGCTCCGCTCCCTCGGCCCCGACGCCGCCCGCTGGGCGCTGCTTCAGCCCGCCGGGCATGATCTGCCCGATCTCGACCCCTCCCGGCTTCTCTCCCAGCGCGAGGACAACCCCCTTTTCCGGGTTCGGTACGCCCATGCCCGTACCCGCGCCCTGATGCGGAACGCCGGCCAGCTCGGCCTCGCAGCTGAGCCCCAGCCCGAGTCCGGGGCGTACGACCACCCCGCCGAGACCGGCCTTCTCGCTCTCCTCGCCGATCACCCCCGCACCATCGAGGCCGCCGCCCGGCACCGTGCGCCCGACCAGCTCGCGCGGCATCTCGTCGGCGTCGCCGATGCCTTCTTCCGGTTCCATGACCGGTTCCATGACGACTGCCCGGTCCTGCCCTCCCACCAGCACAAACCCTCGGCCGTCCACCGTTCCCGGCTGGCCCTTGCCGATGCCACCGGGGCGGTGCTCGCCGGCGGCCTGCATCTGCTCGGCATCAGCGCACCCGAACATCTGTAG
- a CDS encoding beta family protein, translated as MSEPLYVSVLPTRPHAMAAYQGLRPDIQARVTPLWTLPPRPGMLPDLLAVELRKDAGRVSTAHRYQSAWLDAPFTDESEAAVLAETLPPEWWAHRNLRPVTGPGRPVPR; from the coding sequence ATGTCCGAGCCGCTGTATGTTTCCGTGCTACCGACCCGGCCGCATGCCATGGCCGCTTACCAGGGACTGCGGCCCGACATTCAAGCCAGGGTTACCCCGCTGTGGACCTTGCCACCCCGCCCCGGCATGCTGCCGGACCTCCTGGCCGTGGAACTTCGCAAGGATGCGGGCCGGGTTTCCACCGCGCACCGCTATCAGTCCGCTTGGCTGGACGCGCCGTTCACCGACGAGAGCGAGGCCGCTGTCCTGGCCGAAACCCTGCCGCCCGAGTGGTGGGCCCATCGGAACCTGCGCCCGGTGACCGGCCCGGGTCGCCCCGTCCCTCGGTAA
- a CDS encoding ATP-binding protein, which yields MHGGIHFHAQRTPDAGSSSSPVPHQLPADVGGFVNRTDELGQLNAVLTSEDGRPLVVSVYVIAGTADAGKTSLALRWAHQVRERFPDGQLYANLRGYDPGEPVAAREALHRLLISLGVQPEAVPQDLDAAAALYRSLLADRRVLVVLDNAATVGQVRPLLPGSAHSLVLVTSRSRLSGLAVRDGARRLTLGVLPEPEAVALLRVVTAGYRPVDDERQLAELAQLCARLPLALRIAAERAASHPHLRLDDLIADLRDESALWDALSTGDDEEAEAVRTVFAWSYRALAEQAARLFRLLGLHPGPEFGLQAAAALAGATSISRSRQLLDSLVGAHLLEQTAPDRYQFHDLLRAYAIDQAQHEEPPVEREAALRRVLEWYLHTADAAQGWINPAEDRVPLTPAPDDVSPLTFSEYDAAVDWAEREHNNLLQAIRTAADAGYDRLTWQMATVLWNAQFPSVSGTSWPAVGHIGLEAAERLDERAAQGALHAYLGMAYTRLNRQTESLESHENALAIRRDLGDRLGEARSLNLIGLNHLRGRRLDPAAHYFEQAISAFQEQDAAHWAATALSNLATTHYRAGRLPEAATVIDQALAAHRTLGDQRGEGNILRVLSDVQREQGDIEASLATAQAALDIALSLRNLRLEGFWLLTLGDAQQAKCQYAEALTSYQRSATLHRRLADRSREALAWQGVGEVYRQLGRHAEAADFHRQAASTHRDLGDEWHQALALDGLASAVLDESPDEARRHWTEALRFLAAFDDPRAVAVREGIERRLTERS from the coding sequence GTGCACGGAGGCATCCACTTCCACGCGCAGCGCACACCGGACGCGGGGAGCTCCTCCAGCCCCGTCCCACACCAGTTACCGGCCGACGTGGGCGGATTCGTCAACCGAACCGATGAGCTCGGCCAGTTGAATGCCGTCCTCACCAGCGAGGACGGCCGTCCGCTCGTCGTCTCGGTATACGTGATCGCCGGCACCGCCGACGCTGGAAAGACATCGTTGGCACTGCGCTGGGCACACCAGGTCCGGGAGCGCTTCCCGGATGGCCAGCTGTACGCCAATCTGCGCGGCTACGACCCCGGAGAGCCGGTCGCGGCACGCGAGGCCCTGCACCGCTTGCTGATCTCGCTCGGTGTTCAGCCCGAAGCCGTACCGCAGGATCTCGACGCGGCCGCCGCGCTGTACCGCTCGTTGCTGGCCGACCGCCGGGTACTGGTCGTGCTGGACAACGCGGCCACCGTCGGCCAGGTCAGGCCGTTGCTGCCCGGGAGCGCACACAGCCTGGTGCTGGTCACCAGCCGCAGCCGCCTGTCCGGCCTCGCCGTCCGGGACGGGGCCCGCCGGCTCACCCTTGGCGTGCTGCCGGAGCCGGAGGCGGTTGCCCTGCTGCGCGTCGTCACCGCGGGATACCGGCCGGTCGACGACGAACGGCAGCTCGCCGAGTTGGCCCAGCTGTGCGCACGACTTCCGCTCGCTCTGCGGATAGCCGCCGAACGCGCCGCCAGTCATCCCCACCTACGGCTGGACGACCTGATCGCCGACCTACGGGACGAATCGGCCCTCTGGGACGCCCTGAGCACTGGCGACGACGAGGAGGCCGAAGCCGTCCGAACCGTCTTCGCCTGGTCCTATCGCGCCCTGGCCGAGCAGGCCGCCCGCCTGTTCCGCCTGCTGGGCCTACACCCCGGACCCGAGTTCGGGCTGCAAGCCGCCGCGGCCCTGGCAGGGGCGACCAGCATCAGTCGGTCCCGGCAACTGCTGGACTCTCTGGTCGGCGCACACCTTCTGGAACAGACCGCGCCGGACCGCTACCAGTTCCATGACCTTCTGCGCGCCTACGCCATCGACCAGGCCCAGCACGAGGAGCCGCCGGTCGAGCGGGAGGCAGCGCTGCGACGCGTGCTGGAGTGGTACCTGCACACCGCCGACGCCGCGCAGGGCTGGATCAACCCCGCCGAGGACCGTGTGCCCCTCACGCCTGCCCCGGATGACGTCAGCCCGCTGACGTTCTCCGAGTACGACGCCGCCGTGGACTGGGCCGAGCGGGAGCACAACAACCTCCTCCAGGCCATACGTACGGCCGCCGATGCCGGATATGACCGACTGACGTGGCAGATGGCCACAGTCCTGTGGAACGCGCAGTTCCCTTCCGTCTCAGGCACAAGCTGGCCGGCCGTGGGCCACATCGGCCTGGAGGCAGCCGAACGGTTGGACGAACGCGCGGCACAAGGCGCACTCCATGCCTACCTCGGAATGGCCTACACCCGCCTCAACCGCCAGACCGAGAGCCTCGAATCCCACGAGAACGCGCTGGCCATCCGGCGCGACCTGGGCGACCGCCTTGGCGAAGCACGCTCACTCAACCTGATCGGGCTGAACCACCTTCGCGGCAGACGACTCGACCCCGCTGCCCACTACTTCGAGCAAGCCATCTCCGCCTTCCAGGAGCAGGACGCCGCCCACTGGGCCGCCACTGCGCTGTCCAACCTCGCGACCACCCACTACCGCGCCGGGCGGCTCCCGGAGGCGGCGACCGTCATCGACCAGGCCCTTGCAGCGCACCGGACCCTCGGCGATCAGCGCGGCGAGGGCAACATCCTGCGCGTGCTGAGCGACGTCCAGCGTGAGCAGGGCGATATCGAGGCATCCCTGGCCACGGCCCAGGCCGCCCTCGATATCGCCCTCAGCCTCCGTAACCTGCGTCTGGAGGGCTTCTGGCTGCTGACCCTCGGCGATGCCCAGCAGGCGAAGTGCCAGTACGCCGAGGCCTTGACCTCCTACCAGCGCTCCGCCACACTCCACCGACGCCTCGCCGACCGCAGTCGAGAGGCGCTGGCCTGGCAAGGGGTTGGTGAGGTGTACCGCCAGCTCGGACGTCATGCCGAGGCGGCCGACTTCCACCGCCAGGCTGCCTCGACGCACCGCGATCTCGGTGATGAGTGGCACCAGGCCCTGGCTCTGGATGGCCTGGCCTCGGCCGTACTCGACGAAAGCCCGGACGAGGCCCGTCGGCACTGGACAGAGGCGCTGAGGTTCCTCGCCGCTTTCGATGACCCTCGCGCGGTAGCGGTGCGCGAGGGCATCGAACGTCGGCTGACGGAAAGAAGCTGA
- a CDS encoding DUF6879 family protein, translating into MLDLLAPVLDPEQGDRLTRTAYKQDFRQREDAVRDGSSWKLERRQHFEEQGSPSRDALRRGDWEEALRLLADRRDTLAKAAQEDKRRGYAFHRVRVVESPLTPYVQWELHSQRQRAEYGQRIRIVPAEQVAASEDTGPLPEVVVLGGRTLFQVLYTEAGVANGAIRYTDRDLVERWENYIKALYAVGEEVISYFDREVAHLDPPPLSEAGRE; encoded by the coding sequence ATGCTTGACCTCCTCGCCCCCGTCCTCGATCCCGAGCAGGGCGATCGGCTCACCCGTACCGCCTACAAGCAGGACTTCCGGCAACGGGAGGACGCGGTCCGTGACGGGAGTTCCTGGAAGCTGGAGCGCCGGCAGCACTTCGAGGAGCAGGGCAGTCCGAGCCGGGACGCCCTGCGTCGGGGTGACTGGGAGGAGGCACTTCGGCTCCTCGCCGACCGGCGCGACACCTTGGCCAAGGCCGCTCAGGAAGACAAGCGCAGGGGATATGCCTTTCACCGTGTGCGGGTGGTCGAGAGCCCACTGACGCCGTATGTGCAGTGGGAACTCCACTCCCAGCGGCAGCGTGCGGAGTACGGGCAGCGGATCAGGATCGTTCCCGCCGAACAGGTGGCCGCCTCGGAGGACACCGGGCCGCTTCCGGAAGTGGTTGTGCTGGGCGGCCGCACCCTCTTCCAAGTCCTCTACACCGAAGCAGGAGTCGCGAACGGCGCGATCCGCTACACCGACCGTGACCTCGTCGAGCGCTGGGAGAACTACATCAAGGCGCTCTACGCGGTGGGTGAAGAGGTGATCTCCTACTTCGACCGCGAGGTGGCGCACCTTGATCCGCCGCCGCTGAGCGAGGCGGGACGGGAGTAG
- a CDS encoding barstar family protein, whose product MVMEQKFWMEIKPWLHLVVPDAYAPLRSLQPLPGRTFAAWMKGSDMGSLDGVFQSFWDGFRLPDYFGWNLPALNDCLRDLNWLHAEQYFLFVEDAHKILAEEHEEFPEFLKILDGAGSKWSYVSRPGVRTDRARFQVVLSCTEEGLKRIQRVAADL is encoded by the coding sequence ATGGTGATGGAGCAGAAGTTCTGGATGGAAATCAAACCTTGGCTTCATCTCGTGGTGCCGGATGCGTATGCACCGCTACGGTCATTGCAGCCTTTGCCCGGCCGGACGTTCGCAGCATGGATGAAAGGAAGCGACATGGGCAGCCTGGACGGGGTGTTTCAAAGTTTCTGGGATGGATTTCGATTGCCTGACTACTTCGGGTGGAATCTTCCCGCATTGAATGACTGTTTGCGCGATTTGAATTGGCTGCATGCGGAGCAATACTTTCTATTTGTCGAAGATGCACACAAGATCCTGGCTGAAGAGCATGAGGAATTTCCGGAATTCCTGAAAATTCTTGATGGGGCCGGATCTAAATGGTCGTATGTGAGTCGACCTGGCGTTCGCACCGATAGAGCGAGGTTTCAGGTCGTTCTTTCCTGTACCGAGGAAGGACTTAAGCGCATCCAGCGAGTCGCGGCAGACCTGTAG